From one Bradyrhizobium sp. Ash2021 genomic stretch:
- a CDS encoding FkbM family methyltransferase, translating to MVADLIYDVGLHKGEDTAFYLKKGFRVLGIEANPELVQHCQARFRNEVASGQLRIIEGAIAPESEGPTITFYKSSDSVLSTINRNRAERTEKLGHKSECIVLPRLDVVEIYRSCGVPYFLKVDVEGADQLVLQGLKQQPNRPQYVSVESDKVDFDEVEAQLGLLRELGYRKFKAVQQQRIPGSRVETRALDGSKVAHVFEGGASGPFGEDLGGDWLDFDGIIRRYRSIFRDYRFFGDDSLLAKFPVLALPFKAAYKLFTGQRGSLPGWYDTHASL from the coding sequence ATGGTTGCAGACTTGATCTACGACGTTGGACTGCACAAGGGCGAAGACACGGCGTTCTATCTCAAGAAGGGGTTCAGGGTTCTCGGGATCGAGGCCAACCCTGAGCTCGTCCAGCACTGCCAGGCGCGGTTTCGCAACGAAGTCGCGAGCGGGCAATTGCGGATCATCGAGGGAGCAATCGCGCCGGAGTCCGAGGGACCCACGATCACCTTCTACAAGAGTTCGGACTCCGTGCTGAGCACGATCAACAGGAACAGGGCCGAGCGCACCGAGAAATTGGGCCACAAGAGCGAATGCATCGTGCTGCCGCGCCTTGACGTTGTCGAAATCTATCGCTCCTGCGGCGTGCCATATTTCCTCAAGGTCGACGTCGAGGGAGCCGACCAGCTGGTATTGCAGGGACTGAAGCAGCAGCCTAACCGCCCTCAATATGTCTCGGTCGAGTCCGACAAGGTCGACTTTGACGAGGTTGAGGCGCAGCTCGGCCTGCTGCGCGAGCTTGGCTACCGGAAGTTCAAAGCCGTGCAACAGCAGCGAATTCCGGGATCGCGGGTTGAGACCAGGGCGCTTGACGGCTCAAAGGTCGCGCATGTCTTCGAAGGCGGCGCCTCCGGTCCGTTTGGCGAGGATCTCGGCGGTGATTGGCTGGACTTTGACGGCATCATCCGCCGCTACCGATCGATATTCCGCGACTATCGGTTCTTCGGCGACGACTCCTTGCTGGCCAAGTTTCCTGTTTTGGCCTTGCCGTTCAAGGCCGCCTATAAGCTCTTTACGGGCCAACGCGGCTCGCTGCCCGGATGGTACGATACCCATGCCAGCCTGTAG
- a CDS encoding NAD-dependent epimerase/dehydratase family protein has product MATKNIPTALVCGAGGFIGGHLVKRLRREGFWVRGVDLKFPPFAETEADDFVVGDLRDQNFCRQITDRKFDEVYQLAADMGGAGYIFTGEHDADVMHNSATINLNMLDACQKRNVRGMFYSSSACMYPEHNQKDPDNPNCAEDSAYPAAPDSEYGWEKLFSERLYLAYNRNYGMRNRVARYHNIFGPEGTWEGGKEKAPAAVCRKVAQASNHGEVEIWGDGTQTRSFLYIDECLEGTIRLTRSDFEGPVNVGSEEMVTINQLVDLVSDIAGKKVIKKHIPGPLGVRGRNSDNRLIGQKLGWKPSATLRSGLEKTYEWIERQVRSNTRAAA; this is encoded by the coding sequence ATGGCGACGAAGAACATACCCACCGCTCTTGTCTGCGGCGCAGGTGGTTTCATTGGTGGGCACCTCGTCAAGCGGCTAAGGCGTGAAGGCTTCTGGGTGCGTGGCGTCGACCTGAAATTTCCGCCATTCGCGGAGACCGAGGCCGATGATTTCGTGGTCGGCGATCTTCGTGATCAGAATTTTTGCCGACAGATCACCGACCGAAAGTTTGACGAGGTGTATCAGCTCGCCGCCGACATGGGCGGCGCCGGCTACATCTTCACTGGCGAACATGATGCCGACGTGATGCACAATTCGGCAACCATCAATCTCAACATGCTGGACGCCTGCCAGAAGCGGAACGTGCGTGGAATGTTCTATTCGTCGTCGGCCTGCATGTATCCGGAGCATAACCAGAAGGATCCCGACAATCCGAACTGCGCGGAAGATTCGGCCTATCCGGCGGCGCCCGACAGCGAATATGGCTGGGAGAAGCTGTTTTCGGAGAGATTGTATCTCGCCTACAACCGAAACTATGGAATGCGAAACCGCGTCGCGCGCTATCATAACATCTTCGGGCCCGAGGGCACCTGGGAAGGCGGCAAGGAGAAGGCGCCCGCTGCGGTCTGCCGCAAGGTTGCCCAGGCCTCCAATCATGGCGAGGTCGAGATTTGGGGCGACGGCACCCAGACGCGCTCGTTCCTCTATATCGATGAATGCCTGGAAGGCACGATCCGCCTGACGCGGTCGGACTTCGAAGGTCCCGTCAACGTCGGGTCGGAGGAGATGGTCACGATCAACCAGCTCGTCGATCTCGTCTCCGACATCGCCGGCAAGAAGGTGATCAAGAAGCACATCCCCGGTCCGCTCGGCGTGCGCGGCCGCAATTCGGACAACCGCCTGATCGGCCAGAAGCTTGGCTGGAAGCCGTCCGCGACACTCCGCTCCGGTCTCGAGAAGACCTATGAATGGATCGAACGGCAAGTTCGCAGCAATACCAGGGCGGCCGCTTAA
- the galE gene encoding UDP-glucose 4-epimerase GalE → MTRTVLVTGGAGYVGSHCCKAFAKAGWNVVTLDNLSRGWRDAVRWGPLVECDVRDPLEVRGALEKYEPDLVAHFAAFAYVGESVENPAMYYENNTAGTLALLNGMRAAGCRHILFSSTCASYGVPQHIPIDESHPQAPINPYGWSKMIIERMLEDFGRAYGIGSVSLRYFNAAGADPEGEIGERHEPETHVIPLAIEAARRTDRPFTVLGTNFPTPDGSAIRDYVHVNDLARAHLLAGEMLVERGGTHVFNLGTGVGTSVLELIEAVRRVARTELVVRRGPRREGDPPKLVASFAKAERELGWRPQHSHIEFIIETALEWRDRHPPV, encoded by the coding sequence ATGACCAGGACGGTATTGGTCACCGGCGGTGCCGGATATGTGGGCTCCCACTGCTGCAAGGCGTTCGCCAAGGCTGGCTGGAATGTGGTGACGCTCGATAACCTCTCGCGCGGCTGGCGCGACGCGGTGCGTTGGGGCCCCCTCGTGGAATGCGATGTTCGCGATCCACTCGAGGTGCGTGGCGCGCTGGAAAAGTATGAGCCGGATCTGGTCGCGCATTTTGCGGCGTTCGCCTACGTTGGCGAGTCGGTAGAAAATCCGGCGATGTACTACGAGAACAACACCGCTGGCACGCTTGCGCTGCTGAATGGCATGCGTGCGGCGGGATGCCGCCATATCCTGTTCTCAAGCACTTGCGCCAGTTACGGCGTCCCCCAGCACATTCCCATCGATGAAAGCCATCCGCAGGCGCCGATCAACCCCTACGGTTGGTCGAAGATGATCATCGAGCGAATGTTGGAGGACTTTGGCAGGGCCTACGGCATCGGATCTGTTTCCTTGCGCTATTTCAACGCCGCTGGTGCTGATCCGGAGGGAGAAATTGGCGAGCGACACGAGCCCGAAACCCACGTCATCCCCCTCGCGATCGAGGCCGCGCGCCGAACCGATCGGCCATTTACAGTCCTGGGCACGAATTTTCCGACGCCCGACGGCAGCGCCATCAGGGATTATGTCCACGTCAACGATCTCGCGCGAGCCCACTTGCTCGCAGGCGAAATGCTGGTCGAGCGGGGCGGCACTCATGTGTTCAATCTGGGTACCGGCGTCGGCACCAGCGTGCTCGAATTGATCGAGGCGGTGAGGCGTGTCGCCAGGACCGAGCTGGTCGTGCGCCGCGGTCCGCGTCGTGAGGGCGATCCCCCCAAGCTCGTTGCATCGTTCGCAAAGGCCGAGCGAGAGCTCGGCTGGCGGCCGCAGCACTCCCATATCGAGTTCATCATCGAGACCGCCCTTGAGTGGCGGGACCGTCATCCGCCCGTTTGA
- a CDS encoding family 16 glycosylhydrolase has protein sequence MTRATRRTLLKGSIGLAVTTVGPLTLFGAPAAADGALSIGDATIAVVDTTVGPAELWAEVPVRLNATTACTIVLEYETLNGIGTIGVLPGEATAGADFIVAKGFLIFHPGEQVKLVKIRLVRPLEAGKSIVFRISDFGYPLFGLARAGGEVRLGDRHSIATSYVSDEVLLPQLPSHGSVIFSDRLLDRDFASDEGFTAGGVPCWQSRLASGRRQDGNKELGYYADPSLNPETMVWGIDAATGCRFIQAEYHQDGLSDGQGGKLVPGWQKETSFKFSAAMVTSRTLFNRITLDSYVEFNVRLTKIPGSWPALWLLPVSPGWPPEIDVLEAYIITSPRYRDDVIFSSIHWQGEKGPDARGAAMPLSLVEKGVDLFSRFNRFGCHVGRQQIVYYLNDKPYCAMPNLVGAGPWYMLMDVAVGGPAGEPGDPGAFPARMYIAGVKVIQF, from the coding sequence ATGACGCGAGCAACGCGACGAACACTGCTCAAGGGGTCGATCGGACTTGCAGTGACGACTGTCGGCCCGCTAACGCTCTTCGGCGCGCCGGCCGCGGCGGACGGCGCGCTGTCGATCGGCGACGCCACCATCGCCGTCGTGGATACGACGGTCGGACCCGCAGAGCTCTGGGCGGAAGTGCCCGTCAGGCTCAACGCGACCACCGCCTGCACGATCGTGCTGGAGTATGAAACGCTCAACGGAATCGGAACGATCGGGGTCTTGCCGGGCGAGGCGACGGCCGGCGCCGACTTCATCGTCGCCAAAGGTTTTCTGATCTTTCATCCCGGCGAGCAGGTCAAATTGGTGAAGATCCGCCTTGTGCGGCCGCTTGAAGCGGGCAAGTCAATCGTCTTCCGGATATCGGACTTTGGATATCCCCTTTTCGGTCTTGCGCGCGCCGGTGGTGAGGTGAGACTGGGCGACCGGCACTCGATCGCGACCTCCTATGTCAGTGACGAAGTGCTACTGCCACAGCTTCCTTCGCACGGCTCGGTGATATTCTCCGATCGACTGCTCGACCGCGATTTCGCCAGCGACGAGGGATTTACGGCCGGCGGCGTGCCATGCTGGCAAAGCCGTCTTGCCAGCGGACGCCGTCAGGATGGCAACAAGGAATTGGGCTACTATGCCGACCCCTCGCTCAATCCGGAAACGATGGTGTGGGGAATAGACGCGGCAACAGGTTGCCGCTTCATTCAGGCCGAGTACCACCAGGACGGGCTGTCGGATGGGCAAGGCGGCAAACTGGTGCCGGGCTGGCAGAAGGAGACGTCGTTCAAATTTTCCGCTGCGATGGTGACATCACGTACCTTGTTCAACCGCATTACGCTCGACAGTTACGTTGAGTTCAATGTCAGGCTGACGAAAATTCCAGGCAGCTGGCCAGCGCTGTGGCTGTTACCCGTCAGCCCCGGCTGGCCGCCGGAAATCGATGTCCTCGAGGCCTACATCATCACATCGCCGCGGTATCGGGACGACGTCATATTCTCCAGCATTCACTGGCAGGGCGAGAAGGGACCCGACGCCCGCGGCGCGGCGATGCCTCTCAGCCTGGTTGAAAAAGGCGTCGACCTTTTTTCCCGGTTCAACCGCTTCGGCTGCCACGTCGGTAGGCAGCAGATCGTCTACTACCTCAACGACAAGCCTTATTGCGCCATGCCGAACCTGGTCGGCGCCGGGCCGTGGTACATGCTGATGGACGTTGCCGTCGGCGGTCCGGCGGGCGAGCCGGGCGATCCCGGCGCTTTTCCCGCCAGAATGTACATCGCCGGCGTCAAAGTCATCCAGTTCTGA
- a CDS encoding glycosyltransferase family 4 protein, whose amino-acid sequence MKIFVHDYAGHPFQVDLSRELAVRGHEVSHAYFHGDLGPKGKLERSSVDPDRLSFTGVKLSRPYDKASFVRRRFDDVAYGKAVAKLVHSDKPDIVISGNTPTEAQSAIVNACKRTDSKFVFWVQDFYSVAVSQLLRKKLGPPGAMIGAYYRFLERRQFQSSDAVVVITNAFSPLAARWTGTEANVFVIENWGALNDIAPYPKDNEWARRYGLYNSFNFLYSGTLGLKHNPDLLVQLARAVKGRANVVTVSQGVGVAHLEQAKAELGLDNLILLPLQPFADLPLVLATADVAVATIEPEAGIFSVPSKVQSYFCAGRPVLLAAPRENLASDLVRRNGAGLVVDPVDQPAFVKAALQLLNDETLRANAAAKARSFALENYDIKAVTDRFETVFDYAIDATTAKRKI is encoded by the coding sequence ATGAAGATCTTCGTCCACGACTACGCGGGGCACCCGTTCCAGGTCGATCTCAGCCGCGAACTGGCCGTTCGCGGACATGAAGTCAGCCACGCGTATTTCCACGGCGACCTCGGCCCGAAGGGCAAGCTCGAGAGATCGTCCGTCGATCCCGATCGCCTGTCCTTTACCGGAGTGAAGCTGTCCCGCCCCTACGACAAAGCGTCCTTCGTGCGCCGCAGGTTCGACGATGTCGCCTACGGAAAGGCGGTTGCAAAACTGGTGCATTCGGACAAGCCGGACATCGTTATCTCCGGCAATACGCCGACGGAGGCGCAATCGGCCATCGTCAACGCGTGCAAGCGGACCGACTCGAAGTTCGTGTTCTGGGTCCAGGATTTCTACAGCGTCGCCGTATCGCAGCTGTTGCGCAAGAAGCTGGGGCCACCTGGCGCCATGATCGGAGCCTACTATCGGTTTCTTGAGCGGCGGCAGTTCCAGAGCTCCGATGCGGTCGTCGTCATCACGAACGCCTTCTCGCCTCTCGCTGCGAGATGGACCGGCACCGAAGCCAACGTCTTTGTGATCGAGAATTGGGGTGCGCTGAACGATATCGCGCCTTATCCGAAGGACAACGAGTGGGCACGCCGATACGGGCTGTACAACTCGTTCAACTTTCTCTATTCGGGCACGCTTGGGCTGAAGCACAATCCGGACCTCCTGGTACAGCTCGCCAGGGCGGTGAAGGGACGCGCCAACGTTGTGACCGTCAGCCAGGGCGTTGGTGTCGCACATCTCGAGCAAGCCAAGGCCGAGCTCGGGCTCGACAATCTCATCCTGCTGCCGCTGCAGCCTTTTGCGGATCTTCCCCTGGTGCTCGCCACCGCGGACGTCGCCGTTGCGACGATCGAACCGGAAGCGGGAATATTCTCGGTGCCTTCAAAGGTTCAATCCTATTTCTGCGCCGGACGTCCAGTCCTGCTTGCAGCACCCAGGGAGAATCTTGCTTCCGATCTCGTTCGCCGCAATGGCGCCGGATTGGTCGTTGATCCCGTCGATCAGCCGGCCTTTGTAAAGGCTGCCTTGCAGCTTCTCAATGACGAAACCTTGAGAGCAAATGCCGCGGCCAAGGCGAGGTCATTTGCGCTCGAAAATTACGACATCAAAGCGGTAACGGACCGATTCGAAACAGTATTTGACTATGCTATCGATGCGACAACTGCGAAAAGGAAAATCTAA
- a CDS encoding glycosyltransferase → MTTLASIACLPLGEGVTHVAVTLPADIAETTLREGMTVFWHGDRPIGHVLVHEGQRTGSNIDHVDADYLLAIKDELQRQVRPTVSASVVICTRDRPDELAACLASLPRQSCRPREIIVVDNASRDRRTRDVALAEGVIYIREDRPGLDVARNTGVLRATSDIVAFTDDDVLLHPHWLERLVAAFDQPQVAAVTGLVLPAELATEAQRHFETYWGFGKGYREQDFDSSCFSGAFPAWDVGAGASMAFRRDVFEKVGLFDERLDVGQAGCSGDSEYWYRLLASGHKCRYAPSAVAFHSHRRTMEALASQIYYYMRGHVAALLVQYERTALAENRVRAYLYLPAWYSYRLLRRAIGRKRIDDRFLNEEIAGCVSGIRFYHHEGKRK, encoded by the coding sequence ATGACCACGCTCGCTTCCATCGCATGCCTGCCGTTAGGGGAGGGCGTCACGCACGTGGCGGTGACGTTGCCCGCGGACATTGCCGAAACAACATTGCGCGAGGGCATGACCGTGTTTTGGCACGGTGACCGTCCGATCGGCCACGTGCTGGTGCACGAGGGGCAACGGACCGGCTCGAACATCGATCACGTCGACGCCGACTACCTGCTGGCAATCAAGGATGAACTGCAAAGGCAAGTCAGGCCGACTGTCTCGGCAAGTGTGGTGATCTGCACGCGGGACCGGCCGGATGAGCTGGCCGCATGCCTTGCGTCGTTGCCCAGGCAGAGCTGCCGGCCGCGTGAGATCATCGTGGTCGATAATGCGTCACGGGATCGGCGGACGCGGGATGTCGCGCTGGCCGAGGGAGTCATCTATATACGCGAAGACAGGCCAGGGCTCGATGTCGCCCGCAATACCGGCGTGCTTCGCGCAACCAGCGACATTGTGGCCTTTACCGACGACGACGTCCTGCTTCACCCCCACTGGCTGGAGCGGCTGGTGGCCGCATTCGATCAGCCACAGGTCGCCGCCGTGACCGGGCTCGTGCTTCCGGCAGAACTCGCAACCGAGGCGCAACGGCACTTCGAGACCTATTGGGGATTTGGCAAAGGCTATCGGGAGCAAGACTTCGATAGCTCATGCTTCAGCGGCGCTTTCCCCGCGTGGGATGTCGGTGCCGGAGCCAGCATGGCTTTCCGCCGCGACGTGTTTGAAAAGGTCGGTCTTTTCGACGAGCGTCTCGATGTAGGCCAAGCGGGCTGCTCTGGAGATTCGGAATATTGGTACCGACTGCTCGCAAGTGGCCATAAGTGCCGCTACGCACCTTCTGCTGTGGCCTTCCATTCTCACCGACGGACAATGGAGGCGCTCGCAAGCCAAATCTATTATTACATGCGAGGCCACGTTGCGGCCCTACTGGTCCAATATGAACGAACGGCGCTCGCAGAAAACCGGGTGCGTGCGTACCTGTATCTTCCGGCCTGGTATTCTTATCGGCTGCTTCGCAGAGCCATCGGTCGCAAGCGCATTGACGACCGTTTTCTCAACGAGGAGATAGCCGGCTGTGTGTCCGGCATTCGCTTCTATCACCACGAGGGGAAGCGGAAATGA
- a CDS encoding polysaccharide pyruvyl transferase family protein, translated as MKLYYYRSAAPNFGDDLNNVLMPKVFPHFFDEDDLTLFLAIGSVLFDHHPQRALKVVFGSGFGQYTAAPRLDDRWRFYCVRGPLTAEALGLDARLVAADAAVLVNRHLRKEVPKRFKVSYIPHWQSLLNGNWPKACELADVELIDPRWPVDRVLEMIQASHTVITEAMHGAIVADALRVPWVPVLPFHRSHRFKWSDWAGALEIDLKPYATFPATLHDLWVSRTGRDGNWMSSNNRLVQLTVGAANNALPYIAARGLRRLSEMEPVLSSDVALAKAVAKLEEAADQIRRDFHR; from the coding sequence ATGAAACTCTACTACTATCGGAGCGCCGCACCCAACTTCGGTGACGATCTGAACAATGTGCTCATGCCGAAAGTTTTCCCGCACTTCTTTGATGAAGACGATCTGACCCTGTTTCTTGCGATTGGCTCAGTGCTCTTCGACCATCATCCGCAACGGGCGCTGAAAGTGGTCTTTGGGTCGGGATTTGGGCAGTACACCGCGGCTCCCCGGCTCGACGACCGTTGGAGGTTCTATTGCGTGCGTGGGCCGCTCACCGCGGAAGCGTTGGGACTGGACGCGCGCCTGGTCGCGGCCGATGCGGCCGTGCTGGTCAATCGTCACTTGAGGAAAGAAGTCCCGAAACGCTTCAAGGTCAGTTACATTCCGCATTGGCAGAGCCTCTTGAATGGCAACTGGCCCAAGGCCTGTGAATTGGCCGACGTCGAGCTGATCGATCCACGTTGGCCGGTTGATCGGGTCCTCGAAATGATCCAGGCCTCGCACACGGTCATTACCGAGGCGATGCACGGCGCCATTGTCGCGGATGCGCTGCGGGTGCCGTGGGTGCCGGTTCTTCCGTTCCACCGATCTCATCGATTCAAATGGTCGGATTGGGCCGGCGCTCTCGAGATCGATCTCAAGCCCTACGCCACCTTTCCTGCGACATTGCACGACCTCTGGGTTTCGAGGACGGGCAGAGATGGCAACTGGATGTCCAGCAACAACAGGCTGGTTCAACTGACCGTCGGAGCGGCCAATAACGCGCTGCCCTATATCGCCGCGCGCGGACTGCGGCGGCTGAGCGAAATGGAGCCCGTGCTCAGTTCAGATGTTGCACTCGCAAAGGCCGTCGCGAAGCTCGAGGAAGCAGCCGATCAGATCCGGCGGGATTTTCATCGTTGA
- a CDS encoding glycosyltransferase → MDADPTTEIEVSIVICTRNRASRLSGTLGALRALSTSHGYEVIWVDNASTDDTAAVLQRAFADDTVSRYILGRRIGLGAARNLGWKNARGRIVAFTDDDCYPSPDYVDAILAAFADHPGAGVIGGRILLYNPNHARITIEESEATRVYPKRTFVRAGTLQGANLAFRREALQAIGGIDPELGAGTRFPCEDIDAVTAVLWAGFDACFDPRPTVQHDHGRSAAEVPALLHSYDRGRGSFYAKYILRPDTRATFILRWLSSTWRRRDWQGLRTLRTELRTAAQYAIAKRRFGALALAVPLGLIALAVQSVVSFGFSSGRHFRETRSR, encoded by the coding sequence GTGGATGCTGATCCAACCACCGAGATCGAGGTATCGATCGTAATCTGCACGCGCAATCGTGCGAGCCGCCTGTCGGGAACGCTGGGCGCGCTGCGGGCGCTGAGCACCAGTCACGGCTACGAGGTGATCTGGGTGGACAATGCATCGACCGACGATACGGCGGCCGTGCTGCAGCGTGCGTTCGCCGACGACACGGTTTCGAGATACATTCTCGGCCGGCGAATAGGACTGGGCGCTGCCCGCAATCTTGGCTGGAAAAACGCGCGCGGCAGGATCGTCGCCTTCACGGATGACGACTGCTATCCTTCGCCCGACTATGTTGACGCCATCCTCGCGGCGTTTGCCGATCATCCCGGCGCAGGGGTGATCGGAGGCCGTATTCTGCTCTACAATCCGAACCACGCCAGGATCACGATCGAGGAAAGTGAAGCAACGCGCGTTTATCCAAAGCGGACCTTTGTCAGGGCTGGGACGCTGCAGGGCGCAAACCTCGCATTTCGGCGCGAGGCGCTGCAGGCCATCGGCGGCATCGATCCCGAGCTCGGCGCGGGCACGCGCTTCCCCTGCGAGGACATTGATGCGGTGACTGCGGTGCTATGGGCGGGATTCGATGCCTGCTTCGACCCCCGTCCGACCGTGCAGCACGACCATGGCCGCTCCGCAGCGGAGGTTCCGGCGTTGCTCCATTCCTATGATCGCGGCCGCGGCAGCTTCTATGCCAAGTACATCCTGCGGCCCGACACCCGCGCGACCTTCATCCTGCGCTGGCTCAGCTCGACCTGGCGCCGGCGCGACTGGCAAGGGCTTCGTACACTGCGGACCGAGCTGCGCACAGCGGCGCAATACGCGATCGCCAAACGCAGATTTGGAGCGCTTGCCCTCGCTGTCCCGCTGGGCCTCATTGCGCTCGCAGTGCAATCTGTCGTGTCATTTGGCTTCTCTTCCGGGCGTCACTTTCGGGAGACAAGGAGCCGGTGA
- a CDS encoding glycosyltransferase, whose protein sequence is MRTVEKCLDHIRAMGGADAIEVVLVDNGSTDGTFTAMQEFCRANPNLWRAMQETKPGNSAGRNTGIAASSGEIILFIDDDCYPDRDFASAWKTVFAQDPGLGFGSGRILPYDARQSPLGCNTSTTTQILASSTFVQRGFVQGSNMAFRRRCLIDAGMFDDRFGAGTPFAGEEWEVAVRASYAGWTGGYFPEPSVAHDHGRFDNEAFVRGHYYDIGAGAVYAKHLLTAHAPATVVEIARDIRRQIRKRAAVGPLFGGAVQYYSTMLRQARS, encoded by the coding sequence ATGAGGACCGTCGAAAAATGCCTGGATCATATTCGCGCGATGGGCGGCGCGGATGCCATCGAGGTTGTGCTGGTCGACAACGGCTCGACGGATGGCACCTTCACCGCCATGCAGGAGTTCTGCCGGGCCAACCCAAATCTGTGGCGTGCCATGCAGGAAACGAAGCCGGGTAATTCGGCCGGTCGAAATACCGGGATCGCGGCGTCTTCCGGCGAAATCATCCTGTTCATCGACGACGATTGTTATCCAGACCGGGATTTTGCATCCGCCTGGAAAACGGTATTCGCGCAAGATCCCGGGCTGGGCTTTGGCTCCGGAAGGATCCTGCCGTACGACGCACGGCAGTCGCCGCTTGGTTGCAATACCAGCACCACGACACAAATTCTTGCCTCGTCCACCTTCGTCCAGCGAGGGTTTGTCCAAGGCTCCAACATGGCGTTCAGGCGCCGGTGCTTGATCGATGCCGGCATGTTTGATGACCGCTTTGGCGCCGGCACTCCGTTTGCCGGCGAGGAATGGGAAGTCGCCGTCAGGGCGTCATATGCCGGCTGGACGGGCGGGTATTTCCCGGAGCCAAGCGTGGCCCATGATCATGGCCGTTTTGACAACGAGGCGTTCGTTCGCGGGCACTACTACGACATCGGCGCGGGCGCCGTCTACGCCAAGCACCTTTTGACCGCGCACGCGCCTGCGACTGTCGTCGAGATCGCGCGGGACATCCGCAGACAGATCAGGAAGCGTGCCGCCGTGGGCCCGCTGTTCGGGGGCGCGGTGCAATATTACTCGACCATGCTGCGTCAGGCGCGATCATGA